From Eremothecium sinecaudum strain ATCC 58844 chromosome V, complete sequence, a single genomic window includes:
- the VHC1 gene encoding Vhc1p (Syntenic homolog of Ashbya gossypii AFL025C; Syntenic homolog of Saccharomyces cerevisiae YBR235W), protein MAISTFHNNCSSSINQQGFHQAKSISEQSPLLNKQTSFSYFKHQDAPIERKISSKYDPDNPNRNKLGTFDGVFVPITINVLSILVFLRFGYILGQMGILGTLFLLLISYVIDLLTTLSISAISTNGTVRGGGAYYMISRCLGPEFGGSIGIIFFLGQILNSGMNAVGLVEPLLYSFGLADESSVPSVFGLLPRGRWFQFIYSTIILLLCLGIALVGSSSISRAGTVLFWLLLLSILSIPFSAFVVPAFKNGDIVYTGLSWETFRGNIYPKLTKGAAGSVSQDKETFNNIFGVFFPAAAGIFAGAGMSSELRKPSKSIPKGTLWGLLLTFTCYTLVIISLGATVPRDSLHKDVQIVQTISMSQIVIFLGEVSASLFSIIVGIVGAAYVLEAIAIDRIIPGLSRFEKRPVYSLVFSWLLTQCCLFFDVNQIATFITMTFLMTFIIMNMACFLLEISSAPNFRPAFKWFDRYTALAGGVLCIIAMFIVDGVSASIVFFMLLVLFLLIHYSCPPKPWGYVSQSLIYHQVRKYLLRLKQDNIKYWRPQVLLLVDNPRTSWNLIRFCNHLKKGGLYILGHVTVSNNFQAQFNELKKQTAAWVKIRDMANIKAFVHIGTGPTLPWGVRNVYLGSGLGGMKPNITVLGFFDLGNHYESKKGARQNPSANEFLRASPQPFRPQYVPKFEVGVLPTDDCKDEVKIKIQQWVQIIEDLSLMQSTIAVAHGFKDLVLPNKHSSSEVNFIDLYPIQMSAKMVKESSCEAIITTNFDTYTLILQLGAILVTVPDWKRTHKLRVIVFVENRSERANEKARIANLLSILRIEAETVVLSLDEFKVYNDVVNGSEYRFDYVNSILKDSEWWQDLVEARKTHRLRRKFTIDNEQAVPGSAITLHDCNISRLQRLGVSLTMNTNIPLPMDPAVFMFYDTDEEDSVDMFGPSASAISLDHELSIKSPADRALKPHKLKSKFRDDRSIRSLLPVFTSDALPKTKVIDDSTGQEPSLIPLVDKDDHKSKDLRSDISSNYGSDNVMDELNELRFNSIPSRAQHLILNDMMSQVSRNSKLIFSTLPIPPLGTHKDKDDSLQYVEDLDLWLYGLPPTMLINSQSMTVTTAL, encoded by the coding sequence ATGGCCATCTCGACATTTCACAATAATTGCAGTAGTAGTATTAATCAACAAGGTTTTCATCAAGCCAAATCAATATCTGAACAATCTCCATTGTTAAATAAACAAACAAGTTTTAGCTACTTTAAACACCAAGATGCCCCTATTGAGCGCAAAATATCATCAAAGTATGATCCTGATAATCCAAATAGGAATAAGTTAGGTACTTTTGATGGGGTTTTCGTTCCTATTACTATAAATGTATTATCAATATTAGTGTTTCTAAGATTTGGATACATTTTAGGACAGATGGGAATATTAGGAACACTCTTTCTTTTACTTATATCCTATGTTATTGACCTATTGACTACTTTGAGTATTTCCGCTATATCTACAAATGGTACTGTTCGAGGCGGTGGAGCTTATTATATGATCTCTCGATGCCTAGGACCCGAGTTTGGAGGGTCTATTGGAATCATTTTTTTCCTTGGTCAGATCCTCAATAGTGGTATGAATGCTGTTGGTTTAGTAGAGCCGTTACTCTATAGTTTTGGACTTGCAGATGAGTCTTCAGTGCCTTCAGTATTTGGTTTGTTGCCAAGGGGTCGTTGGTTTCAGTTTATTTATTCCACCATAATTTTACTGTTATGTTTGGGAATAGCACTTGTTGGatcttcatcaatttctAGGGCTGGTACCGTTTTATTTTGGTTACTATTGCTGTCGATCCTCTCCATTCCGTTTTCTGCGTTCGTGGTTCCTGCCTTTAAAAACGGCGATATTGTTTACACCGGGCTATCATGGGAGACATTTCGAGGTAATATATATCCAAAGCTTACAAAAGGTGCGGCAGGATCCGTATCGCAGGACAAGGAAACATTCAATAACATATTTGGTGTCTTCTTTCCTGCCGCAGCAGGAATCTTTGCAGGTGCAGGGATGAGCAGCGAGCTCAGGAAGCCGTCGAAGTCCATTCCTAAGGGCACTTTGTGGGGATTATTGTTGACATTTACCTGCTACACGTTAGTCATTATATCCTTGGGTGCTACAGTTCCGAGGGATTCGCTTCACAAAGATGTACAGATAGTACAAACAATTTCCATGTCTCAAATCGTAATTTTCCTGGGAGAGGTATCAGCTTCGCTATTTTCCATTATAGTTGGTATAGTTGGAGCAGCCTATGTTTTAGAAGCCATTGCGATAGACAGAATTATTCCCGGTTTATCTAGGTTTGAAAAGCGGCCCGTGTACTCTTTAGTATTCTCATGGCTTTTGACTCAGTGCTGTTTGTTTTTTGATGTTAACCAGATTGCAACATTTATTACAATGACATTTTTAATGACATTTATTATAATGAATATGGCATGCTTTCTGTTAGAAATCTCTTCCGCACCTAATTTTCGCCCGGCGTTCAAATGGTTTGATCGTTATACAGCACTTGCTGGAGGTGTGCTCTGCATCATTGCCATGTTTATAGTGGATGGAGTATCTGCATCAATTGTGTTCTTTATGTTATTGGTTCTTTTCCTATTAATTCATTACTCCTGTCCTCCAAAGCCATGGGGATATGTTTCCCAATCTTTAATTTATCATCAAGTTAGGAAGTATTTATTGAGGCTAAAACAGGACAATATAAAGTATTGGAGGCCGCAGGTTTTATTATTAGTGGATAATCCTAGAACAAGCTGGAATTTAATTAGATTTTGCAATCACTTAAAGAAAGGCGGCTTGTATATACTTGGTCATGTCACTGTTAGCAACAACTTCCAGGCGCAATTTAATGAGTTGAAAAAACAGACAGCAGCATGGGTTAAAATACGGGATATGGCCAATATAAAAGCCTTTGTACATATTGGAACTGGTCCAACATTGCCTTGGGGGGTTAGAAATGTATATCTTGGTTCTGGATTAGGAGGAATGAAGCCCAATATCACTGTACTTGGCTTTTTTGACTTGGGTAATCACTATGAGAGTAAAAAAGGAGCCCGTCAAAATCCATCGGCAAATGAGTTTCTAAGAGCTAGTCCGCAGCCGTTTAGACCTCAATATGTACCTAAGTTTGAAGTGGGTGTATTACCCACTGACGACTGTAAAGATGAAGTTAAAATTAAAATCCAGCAATGGGTTCAAATAATTGAGGATTTATCATTGATGCAAAGTACAATTGCAGTTGCCCATGGCTTCAAAGATTTAGTCTTACCAAATAAGCACAGTAGCTCCGAAGTTAATTTTATTGATCTCTATCCAATTCAAATGTCCGCAAAGATGGTAAAGGAATCATCATGTGAAGCTATCATAACGACAAATTTTGATACCTACACATTAATTTTGCAACTTGGGGCCATTCTAGTCACTGTCCCGGATTGGAAGCGTACTCATAAACTACGTGTGATCGTCTTTGTAGAGAATCGATCTGAGAGAGCGAATGAAAAAGCAAGGATTGCAAACTTATTATCCATTTTGAGGATTGAAGCAGAAACTGTTGTTTTATCCTTAGATGAGTTCAAGGTCTATAATGACGTTGTTAATGGGAGTGAATATAGGTTTGATTACGTTAATAGCATTTTGAAAGATAGCGAGTGGTGGCAGGATTTGGTGGAGGCTAGAAAGACACATAGACTAAGACGTAAATTCACCATTGACAATGAACAAGCTGTACCTGGATCTGCAATAACTTTGCATGATTGCAATATCTCAAGGTTACAGCGGTTGGGAGTTTCGCTAACTATGAATACCAATATTCCGTTACCTATGGATCCTGCAGTCTTCATGTTTTATGATACTGATGAGGAGGACTCCGTAGATATGTTCGGTCCTTCAGCATCTGCTATTTCCCTTGATCATGAGCTTTCAATTAAAAGTCCTGCTGATAGAGCGTTGAAGCCACATAAGCTCAAGTCAAAATTCCGTGATGATAGATCAATTCGTTCACTATTGCCAGTTTTCACAAGTGATGCACTTCCAAAAACAAAAGTTATAGATGATTCTACCGGGCAAGAGCCTTCCTTAATTCCTCTCGTTGATAAAGATGACCACAAATCCAAGGACCTGAGATCTGATATTTCCTCAAATTACGGCAGTGACAATGTGATGGATGAATTAAACGAACTCAGATTTAACAGTATCCCGAGCCGGGCCCAACATCTCATTTTGAATGATATGATGTCTCAGGTCTCGAGGAACTCGAAATTGATCTTTTCGACGCTACCGATTCCTCCGTTGGGAACACATAAGGATAAGGATGATAGTCTCCAATATGTGGAAGACCTTGATTTGTGGCTTTATGGGTTACCTCCTACCATGCTAATTAACTCCCAAAGCATGACTGTAACTACTGCATtgtaa
- the PRP5 gene encoding DEAD-box RNA helicase PRP5 (Syntenic homolog of Ashbya gossypii AFL027C; Syntenic homolog of Saccharomyces cerevisiae YBR237W (PRP5)), with product METIPAGPNDVKKERLAKWKQKKQERDRLLRNNNGTTSKTQQDMQLNNSDASNANKMAERRKKLELWRQKKMQQDSLKSKQDVIGSGLLKTSRKSKVLNVKGTEEQQQGLSRRINKVLRKKIGKVKSVFEESDDEVEAPKLKLFKPGTEENTDPSPVAEEEDTLDVYMRGLKADSSKNALSATDIFEQEPDEHLSFDANRTESMSESEYMRLAKMKAKKQLRMVQYSEEELEPFVKNLYQEPDEIRSMSEEEVADLRLALDNTTVKGVGCPRPIMKWSHLGLSSDIMYQLERELHFSVPTPIQAQAIPAIMSGKDVIGISKTGSGKTVSFLLPLLRQIKVQRPLSPDETGPIGLLLAPTRELAMQIHEEVVKFTAKTPGLRSICCTGGSELKKQISDIKRGMEIVVATPGRFIDLLSLNGGKLVNPRRIVFVVMDEADRLFDLGFEPQINQIMKCIRPDKQCVLFSATFPAKLKSFASKILTKPVYITINSKSLINGNIKQKVEIFGNEEDKFKSLLHWLAEVEDQHPQSENKTIVFVSSQQICDILYNRLEAFRSPIFAIHAGKPSNERAWNLQSFKETKNGILLCTEVLSRGLNVPEVSLVILYNAAKSFAQYVHTTGRTARGNNTGTALTMLMNTELAGAYILMKSMRDEELAEHHIATVSKLRQMSDEFNEGLKTGKYRIIKGFGGKGLDHLDKVNEEKYKEQNKELGIEATRIAEHKTPIPETVEDIHGITIPRLEYTVEKSTNPDTSSTYFAYVQINDLPQLVRWEATKYTTLSSIKHETGCSITNKGRFYPNGQGPQSTEDEPKLYLLVESTSDKDISLAIELLEAKVKEGVRKSNMQEIRSTKYTI from the coding sequence ATGGAAACTATACCGGCTGGTCCTAATGATGTTAAAAAAGAACGGCTCGCTAAATGGAAACAGAAGAAGCAAGAACGGGATCGTTTATTGCGGAATAACAATGGCACTACGTCAAAAACACAACAAGACATGCAATTGAATAATAGCGATGCCAGCAATGCTAATAAAATGGCTGAAAGGCGGAAAAAATTAGAACTTTGGAGACAAAAGAAGATGCAGCAAGATTCTTTGAAAAGTAAGCAAGATGTCATTGGCAGTGGACTATTAAAGACATCACGAAAGTCAAAAGTACTAAATGTGAAGGGAACGGAGGAACAGCAACAGGGTCTATCTAGAAGAATTAATAAGGTTCTGCGCAAAAAAATAGGTAAAGTAAAGTCAGTTTTTGAAGAAAGTGATGATGAAGTGGAGGCACCAAAACTAAAGTTATTCAAGCCAGGTACTGAAGAGAACACGGATCCATCTCCTGTAGCTGAGGAGGAGGATACATTAGATGTTTACATGAGAGGCTTAAAAGCGGATTCATCGAAAAATGCTCTATCGGCCACCGATATATTTGAACAAGAGCCCGATGAACACTTGTCGTTTGACGCTAACCGTACTGAAAGTATGTCAGAAAGCGAATATATGAGATTAGCTAAAATGAAGGCAAAGAAACAGTTGAGGATGGTACAGTACAGTGAGGAAGAATTGGAACCTTTTGTTAAAAATTTATACCAAGAACCTGACGAGATTCGGTCGATGTCGGAAGAGGAGGTTGCAGACTTACGGCTGGCGCTAGACAATACGACGGTCAAGGGTGTTGGATGCCCCAGGCCTATAATGAAATGGTCTCATCTTGGATTATCTAGTGATATAATGTATCAGTTAGAAAGAGAGCTCCACTTTTCCGTTCCTACTCCAATTCAAGCACAGGCAATTCCAGCAATAATGTCTGGGAAGGATGTAATTGGAATATCGAAAACTGGGTCTGGGAAGACAGTATCGTTTTTGCTTCCACTTCTAAGACAGATTAAGGTCCAGAGACCTTTGAGCCCCGACGAAACTGGTCCTATAGGGTTGCTCCTTGCACCTACTAGAGAGCTGGCAATGCAAATTCATGAGGAGGTCGTCAAATTTACGGCTAAAACCCCAGGTTTGAGATCTATTTGCTGCACAGGGGGCTCTGAATTAAAAAAGCAAATCTCCGACATAAAGCGTGGTATGGAAATAGTAGTTGCTACACCAGGAAGGTTTATTGATCTCCTTAGCTTAAATGGAGGCAAATTGGTGAATCCAAGACGCATTGTATTTGTTGTTATGGATGAAGCCGACAGGCTTTTCGACCTTGGATTTGAGCCTCAGATTAACCAAATAATGAAATGCATTAGACCAGACAAGCAATGTGTCTTATTCAGTGCCACATTTCCAGCAAAGTTAAAGAGCTTTGCTTCAAAGATACTAACTAAACCTGTTTATATTACCATCAATTCAAAGTCTTTGATAAATGGAAACATTAAGCAAAAAGTAGAGATCTTTGGtaatgaagaagacaaATTTAAATCATTGTTACATTGGCTAGCGGAGGTAGAGGATCAACACCCGCAATCTGAAAACAAAACTATTGTATTTGTTTCGAGCCAACAGATTTGTGACATTTTGTATAATAGGTTAGAGGCATTTAGAAGTCCAATTTTTGCGATACACGCTGGAAAGCCATCTAATGAGCGAGCATGGAACCTGCAGAGTTTTAAAGAAACTAAGAATGGTATTCTACTTTGCACTGAAGTGTTATCTAGGGGCCTTAATGTGCCTGAAGTGTCGCTTGTAATCCTGTACAATGCAGCTAAGTCATTTGCACAGTATGTGCATACTACTGGCAGAACCGCACGAGGTAACAATACCGGCACAGCTCTCACGATGTTGATGAATACCGAGTTAGCTGGAGCTTATATTTTGATGAAATCTATGAGAGACGAGGAATTGGCAGAACACCATATCGCAACAGTCTCGAAACTGCGACAGATGAGTGACGAGTTTAATGAAGGGCTAAAAACGGGCAAATATAGAATAATTAAAGGCTTTGGTGGTAAAGGTCTTGACCATTTGGATAAAGTAAATGAAGAGAAGTATAAAGAACAAAATAAAGAGCTCGGAATTGAGGCTACTCGCATTGCAGAGCACAAAACGCCGATTCCCGAAACAGTAGAAGATATTCATGGTATCACGATCCCAAGGCTAGAATACACTGTAGAGAAAAGTACTAATCCGGATACATCTTCTACTTATTTTGCATATGTGCAAATTAATGATCTTCCGCAATTGGTAAGATGGGAAGCTACTAAATACACAACATTATCGTCAATCAAACATGAAACAGGCTGTAGCATAACTAATAAGGGCAGATTCTATCCAAACGGCCAAGGGCCGCAAAGTACAGAAGACGAGCCTAAACTTTACCTGCTAGTGGAGTCTACTAGTGATAAGGACATTTCATTGGCAATTGAGTTACTTGAAGCAAAAGTTAAGGAAGGTGTACGAAAATCAAATATGCAGGAAATTAGGTCAACTAAATACACTATATAA
- the ABD1 gene encoding mRNA (guanine-N7)-methyltransferase (Syntenic homolog of Ashbya gossypii AFL026W; Syntenic homolog of Saccharomyces cerevisiae YBR236C (ABD1)) — translation MALRPEKPVWMSQEQYDRQYGGFETNKFKNGTPTPLEEDQPSDTPKDEKPLDPSDASNSDAVSEKPVYKLHKRRHRNYDIEEKRKKQQFNRIREEQLKLHEIEMTANKVVNVDQIVREHYNERTFHAKRYNRNFSPIIKLRNFNNAIKYMLIDKYTRPGNVVLELGCGKGGDLRKYGSCGISQFIGIDISNESIREAQRRYRNMKDLDYQVILITGDCFGESLGVAVQSFPECRFPCDVVSTQFCLHYAFETEEKARRAILNVAKSLKIDGFFFGTIPDAEFIRYKLNKFPPDVEKPSWGNSIYKVSFPNNAYKMNDCEFESPYGNMYTYWLEDAIDNVPEYVIPFETLRNLCDEYGMELEMQKPFNEFFVEEIPTWMKRFSPKLREGLQRSDGKYGVEGEEKEAAAYFYTVFAFRKVKEHVEKP, via the coding sequence ATGGCTCTAAGACCCGAAAAGCCTGTGTGGATGTCACAGGAGCAGTATGATAGACAATACGGAGGATTTGAAACAAATAAATTTAAAAATGGCACGCCTACTCCATTGGAAGAAGACCAACCAAGTGATACACCAAAAGATGAAAAGCCTTTAGATCCTTCAGATGCTTCCAATTCAGATGCAGTTTCAGAAAAACCAGtctacaaattacataAACGTAGACATCGTAATTATGATATTGAAgagaaaaggaagaaaCAGCAATTTAATAGAATTAGGGAAGAACAGTTGAAGCTTCACGAAATCGAAATGACGGCTAATAAAGTAGTAAATGTTGATCAGATTGTCAGAGAACATTATAATGAGCGTACTTTTCATGCTAAACGATATAATCGGAATTTTTCTCCAATTATCAAGTTGCGCAATTTCAATAATGCTATAAAGTATATGCTTATTGATAAATATACTAGGCCGGGAAATGTAGTTTTGGAATTAGGATGCGGGAAAGGTGGAGATCTTCGAAAGTATGGTTCATGTGGTATTTCGCAGTTTATTGGTATTGATATTTCGAATGAGTCCATTCGCGAGGCTCAGAGGCGTTACCGGAACATGAAGGATTTAGACTACCAGGTTATTTTGATTACCGGAGACTGTTTCGGAGAGTCTCTTGGGGTTGCAGTTCAATCCTTTCCAGAATGTAGGTTTCCGTGTGATGTAGTATCTACACAATTTTGTCTTCATTATGCTTTTGAAACAGAAGAGAAGGCTAGAAGGGCTATATTGAATGTGGCCAAATCATTAAAGATAGATGGTTTCTTTTTCGGTACAATACCTGATGCTGAATTTATTCGGTACAAGTTAAATAAGTTCCCACCCGATGTGGAGAAACCATCCTGGGGAAACTCTATTTATAAGGTTAGCTTTCCGAACAATGCATACAAGATGAACGATTGTGAATTTGAATCTCCTTATGGTAATATGTACACTTATTGGTTAGAGGATGCGATTGACAATGTTCCTGAGTACGTGATACCATTCGAAACACTGCGGAACCTTTGTGATGAATATGGAATGGAATTAGAAATGCAAAAGCCTTTTAATGAGTTTTTTGTAGAGGAAATACCTACATGGATGAAGAGGTTCTCGCCAAAACTAAGGGAGGGTTTACAACGCTCAGATGGAAAGTATGGGGTTGAGGGTGAAGAGAAAGAAGCTGCTGCTTACTTCTATACAGTCTTCGCATTTCGTAAAGTGAAAGAGCACGTTGAAAAGCCATAA
- a CDS encoding uncharacterized protein (Syntenic homolog of Ashbya gossypii AFL029W; Syntenic homolog of Saccharomyces cerevisiae YBR238C and YGL107C (RMD9)), whose protein sequence is MFRLVQHTQVLKSRVPNHLASASKRNSFKFNSTVTRERPTSPDPAPPLEGTLAGSKQGSGNICEKQELNAGQVLGIHKNVKLNDKKFNSGQNSPWKHKRNAFNEYVNNTFDSNNRRFSGDLTPVRASLFWDSITKAVTLYKELSAVSGLDALQVGRFVSMLHTGLRVNRDKLIRLNAKPDYDANSFYSEMTTFLCESLRSVKQDILSQKVEVSDHGAFHLLQSFKELLLEREAYDTWLAAINSGVDSLSTPFMSATSLGSVLPLLQNYGHTFEQICSLYDRARIPKKGALSHLLALGFIRAALEAGENAKALEVFQELCENSKQGVSRSILTGVHVAFIGDCKDLMIATTFFERSTAGDVPYKINVPVSAVKKLINRTWNERKDFKAVYDLWIKALLYYGDSISAGVCCSLNSELFTIFFEHHMEEKIKGANHLRKIIDSYSKIRPIDETFLNVILTKCAVWKDRQIITSIEESYDHYGVTKTIVTYRILLKALGSINASTEEIYGRWIALLKKTDKSKYSYIANADWAALRDATLSCFRILKTDLAKESVKIDNYNPALEAANASGAFDDDILTTNSTSSDANLVISDERLEEMVVFYYSVATVFRKYCRDNEQYVRYTNGITEFIPEVLPYLAKNTKKIQSAQFTVPEFRYIRVNI, encoded by the coding sequence ATGTTCAGACTAGTTCAGCATACTCAGGTCCTGAAGTCCAGGGTTCCAAATCATTTGGCATCTGCCTCAAAAAGAAACTCGTTCAAGTTTAACAGTACTGTTACGCGCGAAAGACCAACGTCGCCGGACCCGGCACCACCTCTGGAGGGAACTCTGGCTGGATCAAAGCAAGGGAGTGGAAATATATGTGAAAAACAGGAGCTAAATGCTGGCCAAGTATTGGGAATTCATAAAAACGTAAAACTAAATGACAAAAAATTTAATTCAGGCCAAAACTCCCCTTGGAAACACAAGAGAAATGCCTTTAATGAATACGTTAATAACACGTTCGATTCAAACAACAGACGGTTCTCAGGAGATCTCACTCCAGTTAGAGCTTCGCTTTTCTGGGATTCTATTACCAAGGCGGTAACTCTGTATAAAGAGCTTTCCGCAGTCTCGGGGCTGGATGCCTTACAGGTTGGAAGGTTTGTTTCTATGCTACATACTGGATTACGTGTGAACCGTGACAAACTTATACGTTTAAATGCGAAACCTGATTATGATGCGAATTCGTTTTATTCTGAGATGACTACTTTTCTATGTGAATCATTGAGATCTGTGAAACAGGATATCCTTTCACAGAAGGTCGAAGTTTCTGATCATGGTGCTTTCCATCTATTGCAGAGTTTTAAAGAGTTGCTTTTAGAACGCGAAGCCTATGATACTTGGCTAGCTGCGATCAATTCGGGAGTTGATTCCCTTTCTACACCTTTTATGAGCGCGACATCGTTGGGGAGTGTATTGCCATTACTACAGAACTACGGTCATACATTTGAACAGATCTGCTCTCTTTACGACCGCGCACGTATACCAAAAAAGGGTGCTCTGTCCCATCTTCTTGCTCTTGGGTTCATAAGGGCCGCTCTAGAAGCAGGCGAAAATGCTAAAGCATTAGAGGTGTTCCAGGAACTATGTGAAAACAGCAAGCAAGGTGTTAGTAGATCAATTCTCACTGGAGTACACGTAGCTTTTATAGGCGACTGCAAAGACTTAATGATTGCCACGACTTTTTTTGAACGGTCTACAGCAGGCGATGTACCTTATAAGATAAACGTTCCAGTTTCCGCCGTCAAGAAACTAATTAACAGAACCTGGAATGAAAGGAAGGATTTCAAAGCTGTTTATGATTTATGGATTAAGGCACTTCTTTATTATGGGGACTCAATATCTGCAGGTGTTTGCTGTTCCTTGAACTCGGAACTTTTCACTATTTTCTTTGAGCACCATATGGAGGAGAAAATAAAAGGTGCTAACCACTTGAGAAAGATCATTGATAGTTATAGCAAGATTAGACCAATTGATGAGACATTCTTGAACGTTATTTTAACTAAATGTGCTGTTTGGAAAGACCGTCAAATAATTACCTCGATCGAAGAGTCGTATGATCATTATGGTGTAACCAAGACTATTGTTACATATAGGATATTGTTGAAAGCTTTAGGTTCTATCAATGCCTCAACTGAAGAGATCTATGGAAGGTGGATCGCTTTACTAAAAAAGACTGACAAAAGCAAGTATTCATATATTGCCAATGCCGACTGGGCTGCGTTGCGTGATGCCACTTTGAGTTGTTTTCGCATTTTGAAAACCGATTTAGCCAAGGAATCTGTTAAAATTGATAACTACAATCCTGCTTTGGAAGCTGCCAATGCTTCTGGTGcatttgatgatgatatCCTTACCACCAATTCGACATCGTCTGACGCAAATTTAGTTATCTCCGATGAAAGACTGGAAGAGATGGTAGTTTTTTACTATTCTGTTGCAACGGTTTTTCGCAAGTATTGTCGAGATAATGAACAGTACGTTCGCTACACTAATGGAATTACCGAATTTATTCCTGAGGTTCTTCCATATCTGGCCaaaaatacaaaaaaaatacAATCGGCTCAGTTTACTGTGCCTGAATTCAGGTATATTCGGGTTAACATTTAA